The DNA sequence CCCGCAGGATGCCCTCGATCTCGTCGAACGTCGACTGGTCGGAGATCAGCGGCGGGGCGAGCTGGATGACCGGGTCGCCGCGGTCGTCGGCCCGGCAGTACAGGCCGTTGTCGTACAGCGCCTTGGAGAGGAAGCCGTACAGGACGCGCTCGGTCTCCTCGTCGGTGAACGTCTCCTTGGTGGCCTTGTCCTTCACCAGCTCGATGCCGTAGAAGAACCCGTTGCCGCGGACGTCGCCGACGATCGGCAGGTCGTGCAGCTTCTGCAGCGTCGTCAGGAAGGCGTTCTCGTTGTCCAGGACGTGCTGGGTGAGGTTCTCGCGCTCGAAGATGTCGAGGTTGGCGAGGCCCACCGCGGCGGAGACCGGGTGGCCGCCGAAGGTGTAGCCGTGCAGGAAGGTGTTGCCGCCCTCGTAGAACGGCTCCGCGATCCGGTCCGAGACGATGCAGGCGCCGATCGGGGAGTAGCCCGAGGTCATGCCCTTCGCGCAGGTGATCATGTCCGGCACGTAGCCGAACTTGTCGCACGCGAAGATGGTGCCGAGCCGGCCGAAGGCGCAGATGACCTCGTCGGAGACGAGCAGCACGTCGTACTTGTCGCAGATCTCGCGGACCCGCTGGAAGTAGCCGGGCGGCGGCGGGAAGCAGCCGCCCGCGTTCTGCACGGGTTCCAGGAAGACGGCCGCGACGGTCTCGGGGCCCTCGAAGAGGATCTCCTGCTCGATCTGGTCGGCGGCCCAGCGGCCGAAGGCCACCGGGTCGTCGCCGAACAGCGGGGCGCGGTAGATGTTGGTGTTCGGCACCTTGTGCGCGCCGGGGACCAGCGGCTCGAAGGGGGCCTTCAGGGCCGGGAGACCGGTGATGGACAGCGCGCCCTGCGGGGTGCCGTGGTAGGCGACGGCACGCGAGATGACCTTGTACTTGGTCGGCCGGCCCTTGAGCTTGAAGTACTGCTTGGCCAGCTTCCAGGCGGTCTCGACGGCCTCGCCGCCACCGGTGGTGAAGAAGACCTTGTTGAGGTCGCCCGGGGCGTGGCCGGCGAGACGCTCTGCCAGCTCCACGGCCTTCGGGTGGGCGTAGGACCACACCGGGAAGAAGGCCAGCTCCTGGGCCTGCTTGTACGCCGTCTCGGCGAGCTCGTGACGACCGTGACCGGCGTTGACCACGAACAGGCCGGAGAGACCGTCCAGGTAGCGCTTGCCCTTGTCGTCGAAGATGTACGTTCCCTCGCCACGGACGATGGTCGGAACGGGCGCGTTCTCGTAGTCCGACATGCGGGTGAAGTGCATCCACAGGTGGTCGTACGCGGTTCGGCTGAGGTCCTTGCTCACGGCTATCGGGTTCCCCACATATAGGTCTGCTTCTTGAGCTTGAGGTAGACGAAGCTCTCGGTGGAGCGCACTCCGGGAAGGGTCCGGATGCGTTTGTTGATCATCTCCAGCAGGTGGTCGTCGTCCTCGCAGACGATCTCCACCATCAGGTCGAAGGAGCCCGCGGTCATTACCACGTACTCGCACTCGGCCATGGCCGACAGGGCTTCGGCCACCGGGTCGAGGTCGCCCTCGACATTGATGCCGACCATCGCCTGGCGCCGGAACCCCACGGTGAGCGGGTCCGTGACGGCGACGATCTGCATCACGCCCTGGTCGAGCAGCTTCTGGACGCGCTGGCGCACAGCCGCTTCGGAGAGGCCGACGGCCTTGCCGATCGCGGCGTACGGACGCCGTCCGTCCTCCTGGAGCTGCTCGATGATTGCGAGGGAGACGGCATCGACCGCTGGCGGTGATCCGTTCCCGGTCCTGGAGTCTGCGCTGCGACTGGCCACGCCCCCACCATGCACCGCTCCTCGTCTGTCTCGCAACCCCAGATCGATGAAATTCGTTGTCTGGGCATCCGGATCTCACTGAATCCGAAGTTGAGGGCGAGTGGGTATGTCGAAAGCGTCACCGGAACGATTAGGGTGGTCATCTCACCCATCGGACAGCCGACAGGAGGGGTGGTTGTGACCACCGAGGTGCGCCGTCTGCGCAACTACATCAACGGAGAGTTCCGGGACGCCGCGGACGGGCGGACCATCGATGTGGTCAGCCCCGTGACGGAAGAGGTCTACGCAACCTCGCCGCTCTCGGGCCAGGCCGACGTCGATGCCGCCATGGAGGCCGCCGCGGCGGCCTTCCCCGCCTGGCGTGACACCACGCCCGCCGAGCGCCAGAAGGCCCTGCTGAAGATCGCGGACGCCTTCGAGGAGCGGGCCGAGGACCTGATCGCCGCCGAGTCGGAGAACACCGGCAAGCCGCTGGGCCTCACTCGCAGCGAAGAGATCCCGCCGATGGTGGACCAGATCCGCTTCTTCGCTGGGGCCGCCCGGCTGCTGGAGGGCCGCTCGGCCGGCGAGTACATGGAGGGCCTGACCTCCATCGTCCGCCGCGAGCCGGTCGGCGTCTGCGCCCAGGTCGCCCCGTGGAACTACCCGATGATGATGGCCGTCTGGAAGTTCGCCCCGGCGCTCGCCGCGGGCAACACGGTCGTCATCAAGCCGTCCGACACCACCCCGGCGTCGACCGTCCTGATGGCCGAGATCATGGGTCAGATCCTGCCCAAGGGCGTCTTCAACGTCCTGTGCGGAGACCGGGACACCGGCCGTGCCATGGTCGAGCACCCGACCCCGGCGATGGCCTCCATCACCGGTTCGGTACGGGCGGGCACGCAGGTCGCCGAGTCCGCGGCCAAGGACGTCAAGCGGGTCCACCTGGAGCTCGGCGGCAAGGCGCCCGTCGTGGTCTTCGACGACGCCGACATCGCCAAGACCGTCGCCGGCGTCTCCGAGGCCGGCTTCTTCAACGCGGGCCAGGACTGCACGGCCGCCACCCGCGTCCTGGTCCACGAGTCGATCCACGACGAGTTCGTCACGGCGCTCGCCCGGGCCGCGGCCGACACGAAGACCGGGCAGCCGGACGACGAGGACGTGGCGTACGGCCCGCTCAACAACGCCAACCAGCTCAAGCAGGTCAGCGGCTTCATCGAGCGGCTCCCCGCCCACGCCAAGGTCGAGGCGGGCGGCCACCGGGTCGGCGACAAGGGCTACTTCTACGCCCCGACCGTCGTCTCCGGCCTGAAGCAGGACGACGAGATCATCCAGAACGAGGTCTTCGGACCCGTCATCACCGTCCAGTCCTTCACCGACGAGGAGCAGGCCGTCGCGTACGCCAACGGCGTCGACTACGCGCTCGCCTCCTCGGTGTGGACGACGAACCACTCCCGCGCCATGCGCATGTCCAAGAACCTCGACTTCGGCTGCGTGTGGATCAACACCCACATCCCGCTGGTCGCCGAGATGCCGCACGGCGGGTTCAAGAAGTCCGGCTACGGCAAGGACCTCTCCGCCTACGGCTTCGAGGACTACACCCGTATCAAGCACGTCATGACGTCCATCGAGGACTGACCCTCCCGTCGGCTCCGCGCACGGCCCCGGGCTTCGGCCCGGGGCCGTTTCCGTGCCGCCCCTGTACGAGTTTCCGTGCCGCCTCTGTACAAGGTGTGCGGGGCGGGCCCGCCCCGCTGGACGCTTGGTCCATTGTCCGCGCGAGCGCCGACCGGCATTCTGCGCGGGTGCGAGCGATCAGGAAGAACCCCATGTCCCGCCGTTCCCTGCTGCGCGCCCTCGGGGCGGGAGCGGCCGGCGCCACGCTGGTCGGCTGCGGGGTGCCCGCGGCCTACGTCGAGCCCGGGGACCGGGCCGGACGCGACAGCTCCGCCACCGATCGCACCCTGCACTTCGCCAACTGGCCGCTCTACATCGACACCGACGACGACGAGTCGAAGCGGCCCACCCTGGACGCCTTCTCGGAGCGGACCGGGATCTCCGTCACGTACACCGAGGAGATCAACGACAACGACGAGTTCTTCGGGAAGATCAGCCCCGCGCTGATGAACCACCAGGAGACCGGCCGGGACCTGATCGTCATCAGCGACTGGATGGCCGCCCGCTTCGTCCGGCTCGGCTGGGTCCAGGAGATGGACCGCGCCAGGCAGCCCAACGTCGCCACGTACCTCGACCCGCTGCTGCGTGACCCCGCCTTCGACGAGGGACGGCTCCACAGCGTCCCCTGGCAGTCCGGGATCACCGGCATCGCCTACAACCGCACGAAGCTCGGCCGCGAGATCCGGTCCACCGCCGACCTGTGGGCGGACGACCTGCGCGGCCGGGTCACCCTGCTCTCCGGGCTCGACGAGGCGTTCGCGCTGCTGATGCAGGGCAACGGCGTCGACATCACCCGCTGGACGGCCGACGACTTCCACGAGATCTGCGAGCAGACGCGGAAGCGGGTCCGCTCGCAGCACATCCGCCGTTTCACCGGCAACGACTACATCAAGGACCTCGCCACCGGCGACGTGCTCGCCTGCCAGGCGTACTCCGGCGACGTCATCCAGCTCCAGGCCGACAACCCCGGCATCGAGTTCGTCGTGCCCGAGGAGGGCGCGGAACTGTGGTCGGAGTCCCTGATGATTCCCAACCTGGCCCGGCACAAGCGCAACGCCGAGCGGCTGATCGACCACTACTACGACCCCGAGGTCGCCGCCGAACTCGCCACCTGGGTCAACTACGTCTGCCCCGTGCCCGCCGCCCGGGACGTCCTGGCCTCCGCCAAGGACGAGGAGACGGCCGCTCTCGCCGAGGACCCGCTGATCTTCCCCGACGGCGCGATGCGCGAACGGCTCGCCATCGCGCGCGACATCACCTCCGGGGAACGGATGGACTTCGCCAAGA is a window from the Streptomyces sp. MMBL 11-1 genome containing:
- a CDS encoding aspartate aminotransferase family protein, which produces MGNPIAVSKDLSRTAYDHLWMHFTRMSDYENAPVPTIVRGEGTYIFDDKGKRYLDGLSGLFVVNAGHGRHELAETAYKQAQELAFFPVWSYAHPKAVELAERLAGHAPGDLNKVFFTTGGGEAVETAWKLAKQYFKLKGRPTKYKVISRAVAYHGTPQGALSITGLPALKAPFEPLVPGAHKVPNTNIYRAPLFGDDPVAFGRWAADQIEQEILFEGPETVAAVFLEPVQNAGGCFPPPPGYFQRVREICDKYDVLLVSDEVICAFGRLGTIFACDKFGYVPDMITCAKGMTSGYSPIGACIVSDRIAEPFYEGGNTFLHGYTFGGHPVSAAVGLANLDIFERENLTQHVLDNENAFLTTLQKLHDLPIVGDVRGNGFFYGIELVKDKATKETFTDEETERVLYGFLSKALYDNGLYCRADDRGDPVIQLAPPLISDQSTFDEIEGILRAVLTEAWTKL
- a CDS encoding Lrp/AsnC family transcriptional regulator, with amino-acid sequence MASRSADSRTGNGSPPAVDAVSLAIIEQLQEDGRRPYAAIGKAVGLSEAAVRQRVQKLLDQGVMQIVAVTDPLTVGFRRQAMVGINVEGDLDPVAEALSAMAECEYVVMTAGSFDLMVEIVCEDDDHLLEMINKRIRTLPGVRSTESFVYLKLKKQTYMWGTR
- a CDS encoding gamma-aminobutyraldehyde dehydrogenase produces the protein MTTEVRRLRNYINGEFRDAADGRTIDVVSPVTEEVYATSPLSGQADVDAAMEAAAAAFPAWRDTTPAERQKALLKIADAFEERAEDLIAAESENTGKPLGLTRSEEIPPMVDQIRFFAGAARLLEGRSAGEYMEGLTSIVRREPVGVCAQVAPWNYPMMMAVWKFAPALAAGNTVVIKPSDTTPASTVLMAEIMGQILPKGVFNVLCGDRDTGRAMVEHPTPAMASITGSVRAGTQVAESAAKDVKRVHLELGGKAPVVVFDDADIAKTVAGVSEAGFFNAGQDCTAATRVLVHESIHDEFVTALARAAADTKTGQPDDEDVAYGPLNNANQLKQVSGFIERLPAHAKVEAGGHRVGDKGYFYAPTVVSGLKQDDEIIQNEVFGPVITVQSFTDEEQAVAYANGVDYALASSVWTTNHSRAMRMSKNLDFGCVWINTHIPLVAEMPHGGFKKSGYGKDLSAYGFEDYTRIKHVMTSIED
- a CDS encoding polyamine ABC transporter substrate-binding protein; translated protein: MSRRSLLRALGAGAAGATLVGCGVPAAYVEPGDRAGRDSSATDRTLHFANWPLYIDTDDDESKRPTLDAFSERTGISVTYTEEINDNDEFFGKISPALMNHQETGRDLIVISDWMAARFVRLGWVQEMDRARQPNVATYLDPLLRDPAFDEGRLHSVPWQSGITGIAYNRTKLGREIRSTADLWADDLRGRVTLLSGLDEAFALLMQGNGVDITRWTADDFHEICEQTRKRVRSQHIRRFTGNDYIKDLATGDVLACQAYSGDVIQLQADNPGIEFVVPEEGAELWSESLMIPNLARHKRNAERLIDHYYDPEVAAELATWVNYVCPVPAARDVLASAKDEETAALAEDPLIFPDGAMRERLAIARDITSGERMDFAKKWNSIVGL